The proteins below come from a single Methanobacterium sp. Maddingley MBC34 genomic window:
- a CDS encoding penicillin-binding protein, beta-lactamase class C (PFAM: Beta-lactamase; Domain of unknown function (DUF3471)), whose translation MKNLGTGVMMVAAVLVAVVIVILPHNPIISDDNISDVIQTPFNPESFPNNFPNNIINTDTTTNSLIFNVNAYSSSILHSPNTQNGLEDQISTIYSPDISTVIALFDPYVENLFENSLIPGAAVVVVYQDRIVYMKTLGVKKVGENDPVDEDTLFEIGSASKAFTSAAMAALVDEGVINWENLARQYYSDPDKFLLNNSQITEEINMLDLLSHRSGLPPQAGSYHVMEFWYDFNETLFHLRYLPPESEFRTQYAYQNILYALAGYSASQAAGMTWDDLIRQKIFQPLQMNSSTTTLQEFLNNPNHASNHEINENGQVNYMEPYNLDAMGPATSISASIKDLGNWIRFQMNNGQFNGQQVVSSQSLGETHNIHIVIDQQTGYTLGYGLGWGVEVGTDSYEIMHSGSTVYSCSYTDLFLTDDLGIMVVANEGTRGIRFGQLLSEMLHNIYKSGAVPVGTSTQFTPDDSAFNEDAAFTNPQYEKLPQILNSVPLPYPIENYMGNYSSDYWGDIKIEKKNETSLLLYPGNNPNPITLNHYSGNTFNESDLQTEVTFSDFVADAPQQVVVKKWEQYGANGTFNRV comes from the coding sequence TTGAAAAACCTTGGAACTGGTGTGATGATGGTTGCCGCAGTTTTGGTGGCGGTGGTCATTGTGATCTTACCCCATAATCCCATCATATCTGATGATAATATTTCAGATGTCATTCAAACACCTTTCAACCCAGAGTCATTCCCTAATAATTTCCCTAATAATATTATAAATACAGACACTACTACTAATTCTCTTATTTTTAATGTGAATGCTTACTCTTCAAGCATTTTACATAGTCCTAATACTCAAAATGGACTTGAAGACCAAATCTCCACAATTTATTCTCCAGATATTAGTACAGTCATTGCTTTATTCGATCCCTATGTTGAAAATCTGTTTGAAAATAGCCTTATCCCTGGAGCGGCAGTGGTGGTGGTTTACCAAGACAGAATTGTTTATATGAAGACCCTAGGGGTTAAAAAAGTGGGAGAAAATGATCCTGTAGATGAGGACACCCTATTTGAGATAGGATCCGCTTCCAAGGCTTTCACTTCTGCAGCTATGGCTGCCCTGGTGGATGAGGGTGTGATAAACTGGGAGAATCTGGCACGCCAATACTACAGTGATCCTGATAAATTCTTGCTTAACAACTCCCAGATCACTGAAGAAATTAACATGCTTGATCTGCTCTCCCACCGCAGTGGATTGCCCCCACAGGCAGGCAGTTACCATGTAATGGAGTTCTGGTATGATTTTAATGAAACACTCTTCCATTTACGATATTTACCACCTGAAAGTGAATTCAGAACCCAGTACGCTTATCAGAACATCCTTTATGCATTAGCTGGATATTCTGCTTCCCAAGCCGCGGGGATGACCTGGGATGACCTTATAAGGCAAAAGATATTCCAGCCACTTCAAATGAATTCCAGTACCACCACCCTCCAGGAATTCCTCAATAATCCCAACCATGCCAGTAACCATGAAATAAATGAAAATGGACAGGTTAACTATATGGAACCTTATAATCTTGATGCCATGGGCCCTGCCACCAGTATAAGTGCCTCCATCAAGGATCTGGGGAACTGGATTCGTTTCCAGATGAATAATGGTCAGTTCAACGGACAACAAGTGGTATCATCCCAATCTTTAGGTGAAACCCATAACATTCATATTGTAATTGACCAGCAGACTGGTTATACCCTAGGCTATGGATTGGGCTGGGGTGTGGAAGTGGGAACTGATTCTTATGAAATCATGCACAGTGGATCCACAGTGTATTCCTGCAGTTACACGGATCTCTTCCTCACTGATGATCTGGGTATAATGGTGGTTGCCAATGAAGGAACCAGAGGAATAAGATTCGGACAATTACTGAGTGAAATGTTGCATAATATTTACAAAAGCGGTGCAGTGCCTGTTGGGACCAGTACACAGTTTACTCCTGATGATTCTGCCTTTAATGAGGATGCTGCCTTCACCAATCCCCAATATGAAAAACTTCCCCAAATTTTAAATTCAGTTCCATTACCATACCCAATTGAAAATTACATGGGAAATTATTCTTCAGACTATTGGGGGGACATTAAAATAGAGAAAAAAAATGAAACCAGCCTTTTACTGTACCCTGGGAACAACCCAAATCCCATAACCCTCAATCATTACAGTGGTAACACCTTTAATGAAAGCGACCTACAAACTGAGGTAACTTTCAGTGATTTTGTAGCTGATGCCCCTCAACAGGTTGTTGTTAAAAAATGGGAACAATACGGGGCAAATGGCACATTTAACCGGGTTTAA
- a CDS encoding hypothetical protein (PFAM: LemA family), which yields MEMLIELIILIILILIVVVFVYLYNSLVQLRNRVKNAWSQIDVQLNRRADLIPNLVETVKGYAKHEKTVFQNVTEARAGLMNAKTVQETAEANNILTDTLKSLFAVAENYPELKANENFLELQSQLEETENKIAYSRQFYNDTVLMYNNKCQMVPSNIIASMFHFQEAEFFEIEEAKREVPKVEF from the coding sequence ATGGAAATGTTAATCGAACTAATAATACTAATTATACTGATTCTGATAGTGGTCGTGTTTGTGTATCTTTACAACAGTCTGGTTCAGCTCAGAAATAGAGTTAAAAATGCCTGGTCTCAGATTGATGTTCAGTTGAACCGTCGTGCAGACCTCATACCCAATCTGGTGGAAACTGTAAAAGGATATGCTAAACACGAAAAAACAGTTTTTCAAAATGTAACCGAGGCAAGAGCCGGTTTGATGAATGCTAAAACAGTTCAAGAAACTGCAGAAGCCAACAATATATTAACTGATACTCTGAAGAGTCTTTTTGCCGTGGCAGAGAACTATCCTGAATTGAAGGCCAATGAAAACTTTCTGGAGCTACAAAGCCAGTTAGAGGAAACTGAGAATAAAATTGCTTATTCCAGACAGTTTTACAACGACACGGTGTTGATGTACAACAACAAATGCCAGATGGTCCCCAGTAACATCATAGCATCAATGTTCCACTTCCAGGAAGCAGAATTCTTCGAGATCGAAGAGGCCAAAAGGGAAGTCCCTAAAGTTGAGTTCTAA
- a CDS encoding cation transport ATPase (PFAM: E1-E2 ATPase; Cation transporting ATPase, C-terminus; haloacid dehalogenase-like hydrolase; Cation transporter/ATPase, N-terminus~TIGRFAM: ATPase, P-type (transporting), HAD superfamily, subfamily IC): MKINELPPEEVYGELNSSNRGLTSEEAQKRLEEYGANQIEEVKKKPVIFKFLANLYQLLALLLWAASALAFLSGTPQLGFAIIAVIIINAIFSFWQEYKAEQALEALKKILPSKAKVIRNQEKIEILSAKLVPGDLLVLDEGDNISSDARLVEVSQMKVDSSTLTGESKPVRKFAHEVAEGDHAFVEMGNLVFAGTSVASGSGKAVVFATGRDTEFNQIASLTQEVSQEASPLQKELARVTRIIAVIAILLGVTLFAVNLWVVKLPLQVAFIFAIGLTVANVPEGLLPTVTLALAASVQKMVRKNALIKRLSSVETLGSTNIICTDKTGTITKNEMTVRKVWLPCEIIDVTGAGYSPDGKFLHKGAPIHHREIRELKLLLRSATFCNDSKLMESENPGDKWKIIGDPTEASLLVAARKNGFNWEDEIKKNPRILELPFDSQRKSMTSIHQKNHGQVAYVKGAPKKIISLSPLISDDGVVRPFTDEEKEKVVRIHDKLAASGLRILAMAYRDLPPDFDDYQTDNVERNLVFLGMMAMQDPPRPEVKPAVGDCHKAGIRIIMITGDYGLTAQAIAKEVGIVSEACRIVKGKELDQMSDEQVKEVLKGECNVIFARAVPEHKMRIASILESMDEIVAMTGDGVNDAPALRKADIGVAMGITGTDVAKEAADMILTDDNFATIVEAIKEGRTIYENIRKFITYIFSHETAEIVPFVMMVLFRIPLPITVMQILAIDLGTDTVPALALGVGPAESDVMNRPPRPRKERLLNFGVIFRGYIFLGIIEAALVMSGFFWVLTSSGWTLGQQLSFTDPIYLKATSMVFAGIVLAQMGNLLGCQTNRTSVLDVGIFKNRWILRGIAFSVAVMLAIIYIPPLQGIFGTTALGLIEWLYLLTFVPIMFLADELRKYMVRRSL; encoded by the coding sequence ATGAAGATCAATGAACTTCCTCCTGAAGAGGTTTATGGAGAATTAAACTCTTCTAATAGGGGATTAACAAGTGAAGAGGCCCAAAAGAGGCTTGAAGAATATGGGGCCAATCAGATTGAGGAAGTTAAGAAAAAACCTGTTATTTTTAAGTTTTTAGCCAATCTTTACCAGCTCCTGGCATTATTACTTTGGGCAGCCAGTGCACTTGCTTTTTTAAGTGGCACGCCCCAGTTAGGGTTCGCCATCATTGCAGTTATTATTATCAATGCTATTTTCAGTTTCTGGCAGGAGTATAAGGCAGAACAGGCACTGGAGGCCTTGAAAAAGATACTTCCATCCAAGGCCAAGGTAATTCGCAACCAGGAGAAAATTGAGATATTATCCGCCAAACTGGTTCCGGGTGATCTGTTGGTGCTGGATGAGGGAGATAACATCTCCTCAGATGCCCGTCTGGTGGAAGTCAGTCAGATGAAGGTGGATAGTTCTACCCTTACTGGTGAGTCCAAACCTGTCCGCAAATTCGCACATGAAGTTGCAGAAGGTGATCATGCCTTTGTAGAGATGGGTAACCTGGTATTTGCAGGCACGAGTGTGGCTTCTGGCTCTGGAAAGGCTGTGGTATTTGCCACTGGCCGAGATACCGAGTTCAACCAGATAGCCAGTTTAACCCAGGAGGTTAGCCAGGAAGCCAGTCCCTTGCAAAAGGAGCTGGCCAGGGTAACCCGTATCATAGCAGTTATTGCCATATTACTGGGAGTTACCCTCTTTGCAGTGAACCTCTGGGTGGTTAAACTCCCACTCCAGGTGGCTTTCATCTTTGCTATCGGACTGACCGTTGCTAACGTCCCTGAAGGACTGCTGCCCACTGTTACACTGGCACTTGCTGCCTCCGTGCAGAAGATGGTTCGGAAAAATGCCCTTATAAAACGTTTGTCCAGTGTGGAAACCCTGGGATCCACCAATATCATCTGCACTGACAAGACCGGTACCATAACCAAAAACGAGATGACTGTGCGTAAGGTCTGGCTTCCCTGTGAGATTATTGATGTTACGGGTGCCGGTTACTCTCCAGATGGGAAATTCCTACATAAAGGAGCGCCAATCCATCATCGCGAAATCAGGGAACTTAAGCTCCTCTTGAGATCAGCTACCTTCTGTAATGATTCCAAGCTTATGGAAAGTGAAAATCCAGGAGACAAATGGAAAATAATTGGTGACCCTACTGAAGCTTCTCTCCTGGTAGCTGCCCGAAAAAATGGTTTCAACTGGGAAGATGAGATAAAAAAGAATCCACGAATATTAGAGCTTCCCTTCGACTCCCAGCGGAAATCTATGACCAGCATCCACCAGAAAAACCATGGTCAGGTGGCCTATGTTAAAGGCGCTCCTAAAAAAATCATCAGCCTTTCTCCCCTGATCTCTGATGATGGTGTTGTGAGACCATTCACTGATGAAGAGAAAGAAAAAGTGGTTAGAATACACGACAAACTGGCTGCTTCCGGGCTACGTATACTGGCCATGGCCTATCGTGACTTACCACCTGATTTTGATGATTACCAGACCGATAATGTCGAACGAAATCTTGTATTTCTGGGTATGATGGCCATGCAGGACCCTCCACGTCCAGAAGTGAAACCTGCTGTTGGTGACTGTCATAAAGCTGGCATCCGTATCATTATGATTACCGGTGATTATGGTTTAACTGCCCAGGCCATAGCCAAGGAAGTGGGAATAGTGAGTGAGGCCTGTCGCATTGTTAAGGGTAAGGAACTTGACCAGATGAGTGATGAACAAGTGAAAGAAGTTTTAAAGGGAGAATGTAATGTTATTTTTGCACGGGCAGTGCCCGAGCATAAGATGCGCATCGCCAGTATCTTGGAAAGCATGGATGAAATTGTGGCCATGACTGGTGATGGGGTTAACGATGCTCCGGCCCTTCGTAAGGCAGATATAGGGGTGGCCATGGGCATAACCGGCACTGATGTTGCCAAAGAAGCCGCAGATATGATCCTTACTGATGATAACTTCGCCACCATTGTGGAAGCCATTAAGGAAGGCCGTACCATCTATGAGAATATTCGTAAGTTCATCACCTACATCTTCTCCCATGAAACCGCTGAAATCGTACCCTTTGTTATGATGGTACTTTTCAGGATCCCTTTACCCATTACAGTTATGCAGATCCTGGCCATTGATCTGGGAACAGATACTGTGCCTGCTCTGGCTCTGGGAGTGGGTCCTGCTGAGTCAGATGTTATGAACAGGCCACCTCGTCCCCGTAAAGAACGCTTATTGAATTTTGGAGTTATATTCAGAGGTTATATTTTCCTGGGGATAATTGAAGCTGCCCTGGTAATGTCTGGTTTCTTCTGGGTCCTAACAAGTAGCGGCTGGACCTTGGGCCAGCAACTCTCATTCACCGATCCGATTTACTTAAAGGCCACCAGCATGGTCTTCGCAGGTATTGTCCTGGCCCAGATGGGAAATCTCCTGGGCTGCCAGACCAACAGAACATCGGTACTGGATGTGGGAATCTTTAAAAACAGGTGGATTTTAAGGGGAATTGCATTCTCAGTGGCTGTGATGCTGGCCATTATTTACATTCCCCCATTACAGGGAATATTCGGCACCACTGCCCTTGGACTAATCGAATGGCTCTACTTACTTACCTTTGTACCCATAATGTTCCTAGCAGATGAACTTCGCAAGTACATGGTTAGGAGAAGTCTTTAA
- a CDS encoding putative membrane protein (PFAM: Predicted membrane protein (DUF2207)) → MDKKNYVILIATLSIILLLCTGFAFAEDRSYSIPSIDMDLFLQNDGSIHVKETIHYSFSGTYNGVYRDLPLKSGQILQNVKVSTDGVYSSDEIIDQGTNQRIKIYLYSDAAKTSPISNRDVDVTLEYDLLHVLRFYNDIVELQYKLVGEGWEEPIGQLNAKIHVPSSDGVEYWLNPPYYAKNSSWQGNTLAITSGTIPSGDYLEVRMVLPKSQFSNNPTNGTIINQDALNQIEQIQNDYQNQLNFYSNLYSILAILMILALFVPVIIYYRYGREPKIDYQAEYERDIPTDDPPALVNAICGPGFSKKIGEPDMDGFKATIMDLIDRKYLLMEKEPLSKEGYGIDDSMFLKINTAKDKSTLKEFELDILNFLEEFEEDGLISLDQISADLSDKETAKSFRDTYNNWKADIKDRFLSDDQLNKIFIKKGDNYLKIFGVAGIIVAAIVFFITITDSLPAATFALLASIVLGVVSIISLILPQKIAGQWTTYGEEYDAKWHNFKKYIQDFSLIKEYPPESVT, encoded by the coding sequence GTGGATAAAAAGAATTATGTTATTTTAATAGCCACGTTATCCATTATTCTACTTTTATGCACGGGATTTGCCTTTGCTGAAGACAGGAGCTATTCCATACCTTCCATTGATATGGATCTTTTCCTGCAAAATGATGGTTCCATTCATGTTAAGGAAACCATCCATTACTCTTTTTCAGGAACCTACAACGGAGTGTACCGGGATTTACCCTTAAAAAGTGGCCAGATCCTTCAAAATGTGAAGGTTTCCACTGATGGTGTTTATTCCAGTGATGAAATCATTGATCAGGGCACCAATCAGCGGATTAAAATATATTTATACTCTGATGCGGCAAAAACCAGTCCAATTTCCAATAGGGATGTGGATGTCACCCTTGAATATGACCTGTTGCACGTGTTGCGGTTTTACAATGACATAGTTGAATTACAGTATAAACTGGTGGGTGAAGGATGGGAAGAGCCAATTGGCCAGCTCAATGCCAAAATTCATGTTCCTTCCAGTGATGGTGTTGAATACTGGTTGAATCCTCCGTATTATGCTAAAAATTCCAGCTGGCAGGGTAACACTCTGGCGATAACCAGTGGAACTATTCCTTCAGGAGATTACTTGGAAGTTAGGATGGTCCTACCCAAAAGTCAATTCTCAAACAACCCCACCAACGGAACCATCATAAATCAAGACGCCTTAAATCAGATAGAACAGATACAGAACGATTACCAGAATCAGCTCAACTTTTATAGCAATTTATATTCAATTTTAGCAATTTTAATGATTCTAGCCCTTTTTGTACCGGTAATTATTTACTACCGCTATGGGAGGGAGCCAAAAATAGATTATCAGGCAGAATATGAGCGAGACATCCCTACTGATGATCCACCTGCCCTGGTCAATGCCATCTGCGGCCCAGGGTTCTCCAAGAAAATAGGAGAGCCAGACATGGATGGCTTTAAAGCCACCATAATGGATCTAATCGACAGAAAATACCTTTTAATGGAGAAAGAACCGCTATCCAAGGAAGGTTATGGAATAGATGACTCTATGTTTCTTAAAATTAACACTGCTAAGGATAAATCTACCCTTAAAGAATTTGAATTGGACATTTTAAACTTTCTGGAAGAGTTTGAAGAAGATGGATTGATATCCCTGGACCAGATCTCTGCGGATTTATCGGATAAGGAGACTGCAAAATCTTTCCGTGACACCTACAATAACTGGAAAGCTGATATAAAAGACAGATTCCTCAGTGATGACCAGTTGAATAAGATCTTCATCAAAAAGGGAGACAATTATTTAAAGATTTTTGGAGTGGCAGGAATTATAGTGGCTGCCATCGTGTTCTTCATAACCATTACCGATTCTTTACCTGCAGCTACTTTCGCCTTATTGGCATCTATAGTCCTGGGAGTGGTATCAATCATTTCTCTCATCCTACCGCAGAAGATCGCAGGCCAGTGGACCACCTACGGTGAAGAGTACGATGCCAAATGGCATAACTTCAAAAAATACATCCAGGATTTCAGTCTGATAAAGGAGTACCCTCCAGAGTCAGTTAC